Part of the Melitaea cinxia chromosome 6, ilMelCinx1.1, whole genome shotgun sequence genome is shown below.
AGTTCACAaacctttttattaaacttcAGATTAAGTCCAATGTTTACTTTGTTTTGAGTTTCGGTGGGCAAGTCGTTCCTTTCCCCCAGTATAAGGAGCACGGTTCCCGTTATGCGAGACAGCATGTGATTTGATATACCTGAAACATAATCTCCAGTTAGTTAGTGTTTTTGGTACAAAATATCACAATGCTGCGGCAAACTGCGCGGCGACGTTttaggaaattaaaaaatagaagtGAAAATTGAGGTGGAGTGTAACAGTCAGGGCAAATCTTACTGCAAGTATTTTCGGACggttgtaattatttaaaattagactTGTTTACTGGCTTTATCCATTTAAAAAAGTACAGCGTGTAAGTAAACGTCGGTCTGCGCGTGTATGtacgtgtgtgtgcgtgtgtgtatgtgggagtgtgtatatgtgtgtacgTGTGAGTGTATATATGTGGGGGGGGGGGCAGTTACCGCAGGCGGCGGCGGCGTAGTGCGCGGAGCGGTAGGCGGCGGCCTGCgcgtgtatgtgcgtgtgtgtgcgtgtgtgcatGTGTGAGTGTATATATGTGGGGGGGGCAGTTACCGCAGGCGGCGGCGGCGTGGTGCGCGGAGCGGTAGGCGGCGGCCTGCgcgtgtatgtgcgtgtgtgtatgtgtgagtgtatATATGTGGGGGGGGGGCAGTTACCGCAGGCGGCGGCGGCGTGGTGCGCGGAGCGGTAGGCGGCGGCCTGCgcgtgtatgtgcgtgtgtgtatgtgtgagtgtatATATGTGGGGGGGGGGGCAGTTACCGCAGGCGGCGGCGGCGTGGTGCGCGGAGCGGTAGGCGGCGGCCTGCgcgtgtatgtgcgtgtgtgtatgtgtgagtgtatATATGTGGGGGGGGGGCAGTTACCGCAGGCGGCGGCGGCGTGGTGCGCGGAGCGGTAGGCGGCGGCCTGCgcgtgtatgtgcgtgtgtgtatgtgtgagtgtatATATGTGGGGGGGGCAGTTACCGCAGGCGGCGGCGGCGTGGTGCGCGGAGCGGTAGGCGGCGGCCTGCgcgtgtatgtgcgtgtgtgtatgtgtgagtgtatatatgtgggggggggggggcagttACCGCAGGCGGCGGCGGCGTGGTGCGCGGAGCGGTAGGCGGCGGCCTGCgcgtgtatgtgcgtgtgtgtatgtgtgagtgtatATATGTGGGGGGGGGGGCAGTTACCGCAGGCGGCGGCGGCGTGGTGCGCGGAGCGGTAGGCGGCGGCCTGCgcgtgtatgtgcgtgtgtgtatgtgtgagtgtatATATGTGGGGGGGGGGCAGTTACCGCAGGCGGCGGCGGCGTGGTGCGCGGAGCGGTAGGCGGCGGCCTGCgcgtgtatgtgcgtgtgtgtatgtgtgagtgtatATATGTGGGGGGGGGGCAGTTACCGCAGGCGGCGGCGGCGTGGTGCGCGGAGCGGTAGGCGGCGGCCTGCgcgtgtatgtgcgtgtgtgtatgtgtgagtgtatATATGTGGGGGGGGGGCAGTTACCGCAGGCGGCGGCGGCGTGGTGCGCGGAGCGGTAGGCGGCGGCCTGCgcgtgtatgtgcgtgtgtgtatgtgtgagtgtatatatgtggggggggggggcagtTACCGCAGGCGGCGGCGGCGTGGTGCGCGGAGCGGTAGGCGGCGGCCTGCgcgtgtatgtgcgtgtgtgtatgtgtgagtgtatatatgtggggggggggggcagtTACCGCAGGCGGCGGCGGCGTGGTGCGCGGAGCGGTAGGCGGCGGCCTGCGCGTGCGCTCGCGGTATCGGCTCCTGCTGCTCGCGTACGCTCAGCTTGATGCGGCCGCTCCGCGGCGCGTCCGAGCTCAGCACCTGGCGCACAACCACTGGCGTAAGGACTGGCGGAGCTCGTCCGACCGCTCGTGCACGAGTTCAGTGACAAACACACGTACAGGAGGAACATATATATTAACACATTATAGTATATTCacttaaatcttttaaattaaaacattttcaagGAATCACGTGACTCCACTCGCCGAAAGTGTGACTTAACGTGACAGAGAAAGAGAAATAGGGAAGCGCTCAGAGAAAACTTCAAGAATAAGGTCACTCCACTGTTCGCatgtatacgaaaaaaaaaaataagcgagATACTTGCATATTTACCCGGAAATGGCATCATCACTGTTGCAAAACCACCTGACAGAAGTTGAGATGTGGCTGACAACTAAATCCTAACAGCAAGATGCTAGTGTACAAAACCACCATAAAACCAATCTGGACTTACGGAATCCAACTGTGGGCACGATCAGCAACAGTAATATAGATATTCTGGAGAGATTCCAGACCAAAACTCTGAGAACAATGTTTGGTATCCCTCATTGTATAAGTAATAGATAAATATACCTCGACCTCAGCCTAAAAACAGTTCGATAGGAAATAACTCAAAACAGCCTGAAATACCAGGAGAAACTGACCGTCCATGTAAACAAACTGGCAACGTTCTGAGCGGAGAAGACGCTCTTCAGCATATCCGGCTAAAAAGAAGTAACATACCGAGCCTACATAAAAGATTTACCACTTGAAATCAAGAGTCGTGTGAAAAGTTTCACACAAGTATGGCTCTTGaggaaaacataaactaagaaatcaaacaaaaaagtgGCTTATTGTTGGAAAACAGATTACCATGAAGCActaacatcaaaaaaaaaaaaaaaaaaaaacttgcacATTTGATGCAAAGTTATGCTTTTATGCGGTTAAGATGAAACTGCTGCTTCGACGAAGAGTGCAATCGTAAAAATGTGACGGTATCAAAGAGTTCTCATATAAATTGTAAAGACAGTAAAAAAAAGCACATAGAGCCAACGTCTCTAATTATATTTAAGGTACTCGTCAAAGGTCCCAAATCATCAGTAAGTTTGGGATATTTGACAATGCGAATTACCGGGCTTTGGATGGATCAAGTGTCTGGAGTTGATATTGAGGAGTCCAGGGGTCCGAACACTCCGCATCGGATAGACCTGAGTTTTATAAATCAGCAATCGATGACCCGATATGAAATACCGTCCCGCCCTGTTTAGAACCACGAGCATTTTTGTAGCCTTGCCAGTTTAGCTTTGCTCTTTAAGTGACCCCGTAATCGGACCTCGTTTGTTATTATCCCGAGGATTCCAAGATTTCAGGATTTAGGAggaaatacttttatttatgtttaggGATGTGTTCTGGAAATTCTGCATTATTTTACGTCTGTTTTTCGCGGCGATCATCTCAATACTAAAAACGTCCCGTAGCTAAGGAGGTACGCGCTTAGCTATCGGCGTCGAACTATAGGCTAGGAAATCAGGCTAAACGGTCTACTTCGCTCTCGTAAACGGTAGCATATCAATACAAAGAATAATCCATCTCCTCCGCAAAACTTAATAATccatatattgttttaaatttccatggttgTTAACATTATTTGGATTCGTTTCTTCGGGATTTACACCACATGAAAAGGCACCAGTTACGGAGGCAGGTAGTAGATAGACAGCCAGTATTTTTGCCGTATGTAAAGGGAGTGACGGATAAGGTctcaaatatcttaaaaaagtaTGCAATTAAAACTATCTTCACTCCTTTGAAAAGGGTATCGCAATGTCTACGATCGCCCAAAGATAGTTTTCCGTTGGAAAAACCTGGTGTTTATAAAATCGACTGCAGTTGTGGTATTTCATATATCGGCCAAACAAAGCGCACAATAGCATGCCGTATAAAGGAGCACATAAAAGCGGTCAAAAACAACGATACGCAAAAATCGGCCATCGCTGAACACTTGATACAGTCGGGCACAAATCACTGGATCGAGTTGCATAATCTTCAGATTATCTCAACAGAACGCCACAACATACTGAGAATGGTCAGGGAAGCGATTGGAATtatcaaacacaaaaatttcaatCGTGAGGATGGGTTTAAACTGTCGAGTATCTGGAGTCCAGTGGTTCGTTTGTGTCAGGACAACGGAAGACGAAAAAGTGCCGTTTCGCGTATGGATACAGTGGTGTCGTGTGTCGAGAACAGGTTCGAGTGAGTGGTGAGTTTGCAGACAGTGGTACCGGTATCGAGCGTAATAGAAGACCTAGACGGAGGGTAGACCGATATGTCTGCccataacatctacccgcaatAATCAAAcagttcttccgtgaccatggcgcatgcaactgcgccgaaatatcggagcctcaaatataaaaaggtacatggtgtaAATCCTGAAGAAACGAATCCAAATTAATAATCCATCTCATTCACTTTACAATACCAGTAGAAATAATTAGGAATCGGCGATGCGGTGCGCGCTACTCACGGTGGCCTCGCAGCCGTAGTACGGGCCGCGCGTGAGCAGGAACACGCGGTCGCCGGGCGGGTAGGCCTGCTGCGGCGTGCGGTAGCGCAGCGGCGGCAGCAGCGCGGCCGGCAGCGCCGCCAGGGTCGCCTGCAGCGCGTAGCCGCACGGAACCGAGCTCCACTGCTCCTCTAGCGCCATGCTCACGTTGTCTTGGATCACGTATTTGTACCCTGAAATAATAAAGACGTGCTAATCTTACGAAAAGAACTTGTATCTTAACAgtgaatatactttttattatgtattttacacattttaacaaactaaaaactaattgtcaataataatttgttacattAATGTATGTCAAAGATCTCAAATTTACTAAATCAGACCTTTGATATAATATCTAGATAAtccttatttaataatttttaaaaacaacaatacattttaatttgtgaaTCTCTTTTCGATCAGTActgtaaatatgttaaaaaacaacaatttcaaaaagtttaaaatcCTTTTACTTTACAAAgacatgtattattttttattgttaatcctTACCTTTTAAATTCAGTGCGTGAATAATAACTTTCACATCTCCCAATTCTATGCCAAGACGATTCATATTGCTGCAATAGAAAAGTTTATTGTAAGCACAACTTCAATACTACATTTGGTGACTtgaaacaatattgtttttgtaataaacattttattataaaacatatttcacTAAGGCTCAGGCACCCAACACCTACTATTCCCTTTACTCGTTAACTGTAATACCTACGCACATTCGCGCCTATTAACAGACTTCGTTCGTCGTTTTCACACAAACTTGCACGCACATCTAAAAGCCATAAAAACCAAAATCTGATACACAAATTACACATGTGTTAAACTAAAGATACACACTGCTCAATAATAGTAGAACGTTCAGATATCCACTGCTTGTGCAAGTTGCCCACGTTTAATTCTTTTGAAAATTGTACTCCATCCAAATTGTTGTTTTGCTTGTCAATGTGGTGAAGACGCATTTTCTCATTTGACACTGAGATAACTCTGGAAATTGggaatacagattaaaatataaatttaatattataaataaaaacaagttttaaGAATTCCATTGTAAttacatttatactaatacCATACTTAGGACTTAATTGTTTGTTATAGTACTTTACCGATTTTAGATCTACagttgtaattaaaaatgattttaaattcaGTTAAAAAGATGGACGAATTGCTAAATTATATGACACACTAtgcataattttttcaaaaatttctgaggaattaaatataacttactTAGCCTGGGTAAGATGAGGCCAGCTCACCCAAATAACTTTGCCCAATAACTTCTGAGCAATTTCCTCGAGCGGTGGATCTATACTCTCCGTGGGTATTATTTCCACTATCATGCTACTGTTGCGAGATGGCTGGTCAAATACTTTAACTTTGCAGGCTTTTAAACTagcctaaaatatataaaaaactagtaACTACTAAGTACTAATTTAAAGGAAATTGATATCAAAATCAATCTCAGAttgataaaattcaaaaattattcagaaacagtaacaaaacaattaatttattacataaatgtatTCATTATACAAAAGCTTAAATcaaaattgtgtattttttattcttactaAATATAGTAAGTCACAAAGTCTACACATTTAAACTTGACCTAAGTAATACATAGAAActttaagtatataatgtacCTTGTACTTTAAATGTCTCATTGTAGGGAAGCCGGGATACAATAGATCCCTATCAACGTTTGGCAACATTCCTTTCTTCAATTGATCAACAGGAACGTCCAGTTCTTGCCTCCAGACCTCTACTTGTTTCGCATGGTTTTCAGGTATCGTTGAGAAAAATTCTGGAGCTACTAATGGACCTGTGAAacaatattactttatataatagatatattagctcaatccaccacactgctccaacaCGTATTgaaggatatattccctactatgattaagatcgctatcaggtgatcatgataacaaccgggatcaacggcttaacatgctcttcAAGGCACGGTGAACAGACCCACGAGGGCTAACGACCagacggaaataaatatttgtataaacaaaatatccactccgagcgtaaatcgaacccgcgacgtgtttaggcgccgccgatacagcacacgcaccattacaccataGCGGTCGTCGTGATTGTCTTAATAatctttcaaattttttaacacAACCTGAAAGCAAGTGTGTAGTTTAAAAGTATCTTTTAACTCTTCTCTTAGGTCCatctatactatattatattattaccaaAATGAAAGATATATATCTTggaatgtaattaataaactttaactactgatattatttttggggaagacactgtggcctgtaacacagcttttTTAAGCGAGCGCGGGTCGCAGGGTTTCTAgataaagtaacatacataatttgagcaaaataaaaacttttttattatttatttattattttaccagAAAAATGCTACGTTTCaaagtatagttcgcgtcatgtaaaaagcacgctggccttgaagctgcacagaagcgatttatcggtctatttggtggtatatGGGGTaaacggtaaaaaaaaattgtaattttgtaaagtgataattattatacttatttaatccgaattattcgcactagtatttctagtatttttaacagacttactaaaaagaaggaggttctcaattcgactgtatttttttttaatgtaattacttcagaacttttgactgggtgcaccgatttcgacaatttatcccttaatcgaaaggtgatgtgtgtcatttggtcccacttaaatttatttgagatctaacaactacttttcgagttatatctaatgatgcgtttttacttgactattttttcctcgacctacgttgtattataccgcataactttttactggatgtaccgattttgatgattttaaatttaatcgaaagctgatgtttatcatgtggtcacatttaaatttcatcgagatctaataataagtttttgagtaatctttgataacgcgtatttacttgactattttttcgtttacatacgttgtattacttgtcgatgtaattgaattcggttttttctgtttgcgagcaaatacaattatttaatgtacctaccaatgaTCATTAtgcgaagccgcgagtgaaagcctaattaaaaaataaaacagtagtacttttgtgcACGAGTATACCCGTTATACCACTAATTGACACAAGCTGTATTGTAACGGAAAAAAATTGAACTGCAAACAGCAGGAACTTGTTCTTtacttacttatataaaaactttataaattacttatgtTTAGTGTGCTAACCCAACTTACTACttacaaaaactataaaaaaaaagtttaatacaatattattaaactcAAGTACGATTGAATacattatgttaaatataatgaGGTATGTTTTTCTGTTTAATTTTTAccccaaatatatataaagtgtaATTATATAGCACAATATTttaagatgttttgttatgttaGTAATGTAAGACTGAAGGATGTTGTATTTACTCAGAGTTGTTATATTACCTAAGTTTTCCGATGTCCTAGTATATACAAGCATAGGTCCGTGAGTATTACGCTTTAGCTCCTCTTCGGTCAATCTCTGATAGCAGGGCGCCATTGCTGATAGAAGGTTTGTCTGTAAcacaaaatgttatattattaaacggctaaaataaccaaacaaaataagatttaagttttttatctgATATTAGATAAATCAAGAATACAAAGAATCTTCAATTTTCTagcattataaatttttaaagaaaataatcgcTAAATGTGACTCTAAgacaagtttttttatattttgttgtttcttaCGGAatgtttaataaagaaaattgctctgaaagattttttttaaaaaaattacaagaagACCTCAGTCAACAATACAAACCTCATCTATAAAAGGTATTAATACAACAGCTTCCCAACTATTTTTCTTCCCGTTCAGATCAGTTTCAAAGTGAACGGGATAGTAGTGTACAATGGGTGAATCCTCATCAGTCATCAAATCATGGAACGGTGATGGTAGTAAATGTTTGCTTGCCGCTGGTAACACTGCCAACAgctagaaaaatatataatttaatataattgtataatctTCCATGTATGCCTTCCAGATCCCCAACACAGGAGTAAGTTCTCGTGGGTTTAGTATGAGgcatttatgattatttttacatgattgacaaaaatcagtttaaataaaattgtaaaatattctacaaatcatgttttatatttctatacgatctataaatttttaatgagcGCGGTCGCCATATTAGTGACGTCAACGCTTTAAAACATATCTTATCATTGACAATTCTGGTTGGCcacttttgatatttaaaatcgtcatttgtttaattttaaaaagttttagcatggttatttaatataattagttaTCATCATACGTCATAGGGATGTTGGACGACCAGGTTAATGGAAATTAGCAACTGGCTGGAGTTATATCTTTAAAATCttagtacaatattttattgataatgcaaaaattattatttaggttGTTAATGACACTGTTCTACACTTCCCTTACAAATAgataaactaatataaaaatcaaattatctACAGTTtactaaattacattaaacataaaaattaatatttaatgaaaaattacctGTTCAAAGGGTTTAAAAGGCTCCCCAAGCTCAAATTCAATTTTGAGATCCTTGAATCCCTTGATATCTGACATGTATGGAGCATAATGATGTGGATAGTACCAACACCAGGATGGACAGCCCTTGTAATAATAGTAGAGATTCCATTGTATTGCTTTAACATAACCCTCTGCTTGGTCGGCTAAGACTTcactgttaaaaatatatttaaaataacaaatactggAACGTTATTAAATTgtagtattaataaatttcaaaattgctaTTCAAAGACAtatttgacataattatatgcCATTGACATTAGTcacagaaacaaatattttctccATAATATGGAGTATATCATGTCCCTTACTTTAAAGAAGATCACAAACATATAATGTTGCCCTCAGATGGTcctgtgttattattattatttcttatattactaggtcggaaaacaagcgtatggctcaactgatggtaagcaattatggtagcttatagacgtctgcaacaccagaagcattgcaagtgcgttgccaaccctacctcAAATTATATTACCAAGAGCTCTGGtgaccttactcatcaacaggaacacaacactgcttgaaagcagtattatttagctttgagcttctgtaaggtcgaggtctaccccagtcgggctgctctatattttgagcaagaaactTCCTGCTGTGCCGATCTCAATGAAATTGTGGTGAGTTAGGTAGTTAGTATATATTGAGGATATGCAGTTTTAATAGctgaggtagggtcggcaacaaaTAACAGTAAACGTTTGCATTTAGGCAtactgtatgttttttttattaccataatagtataaaaaattaacattcacTTACTCTGTTACTTTTGAATAATCcaatttattcatataataatcCTTCTTGTGTAAAATAAACTCCATTTCAATATTAGCTTCCTctaaaacaacatatttttatgttaaaaattaatgtgaaactaattattgtttatattaaaaataatatattctacTTACCGTCACTTGTTTCTTCATATTCTTCATCATTTTCTTCCATATCATCTACAAACTAATAAGAACATGTAAATTGtgataaactaataaatacaaaaattaacaatttactttGTCAACAccaatgaaaacaaaatataatctatatatatatatatatgaatatttgtctgtatgtcctttatagaatcgtaaactatgcatttgatcatgtcatgatcttcagcaaagtgttgtgcatgagcccacaagtTTCTAGTTTAGTTagtacgataaaaaaaaaaaaataaaaaaagaaaatgtagcAACGCACGCAGCATCataaagaaaaagaataaagtTATGGAAATCACGtttcaatatttcaaaatgaCATATGGTATATAAATGATTAGCTGTGGCCCGCAGTTCCACACCTGTTAATTTGAAAAGTAGCCTAGGTAAATGTGCTATCCAACAAAAAGAGAAATTCTaaattcgaaccagtaattACTGAGATTAGtgcatttaaataatgaaataaattttcagctttataatattagtatagacagtatattattagattgaactatagtaaagtaaataatacataccaTTTCATGCGTAGCATTAATTAGTGCTTGCAATTCGTCATCTGGCTTATTAGCTTTTATATCGTCAATATTTACGTTAAATGTATCATCATTGTTTGGTTTATACTGAAAGAAATAGAACGTAagttatcattaaaatatattaattattggaacgaagttccttacggcaggcttggtatttggctgggcgagcgaactgaaaaaaatgtgatactaaaacagtaagaaaaatatataactgaagtgaggtaatatcagtcacacgactgtatatgacatttgtaaaattaatatattactagtaaactttttttttaaattatgtaattttatactgtcgacaaaagtaaataaagcaatatgtttttttttatttcacttacctcatagtttgaattattattattattattattattttgtttgatttattttattttacggtatttgttattttctaaaatactaactTTCCTTATGTGCTTATCTAATTAAAagccaatcaacaaaatttaaaaaaaatcaagaactagaaaatatgtataaaattcaccatttttttttttcaaattgttgcTTCTTTACTATCCGAAGGAATTTCGTCCTACCTAACTTTTTAGTTTTACTGTCACTAAAAATCAACTACTCAAAAAACGTATAACGCTGACCATGAAGATTGCAAAAGCATCAAAATATTGGTAACTAAAATAACCAACActaaacatggtaaatatggGCAGCACTTTACTTATTttggaatataattttcaacatcttcaaattattattttttaaacaaacttctAAAATACTTCTTCTGGggattaaaatcaatttaatttcgtttaaaaCCAAGTTAACTTATtgtaaattcataaaaaataaaattatttgtccGTATTTTAAAAAACAGCCTTTATTAGTTTTGAATATCCTAATCATACTTGTTTACATCATTACTGGccaaatttaaacatttttttttcaatttacaaaaTGCTACAAACCTCTTTCCTTTCTTTATCATTAGGTCGCCTACCGGTTTTCGCTTCGAAATATTTCAAATCTGCATATGTATCTTGAAACTTCTCTTTATCTATTTTTGCTAATTCCTGCATGAATATCTCGAATCTTTCTAGATTTAAATCTCCCGCCTCATTTATATAACcttgaaaaatacataacatGTGGGTATTTCAAACAAGTTATTGAGGGTGTCACATtcaatcttatttattataataattaagtgtgattgcaaatgaaaaaaaactgatttaaatttacatcaacaaataatacaattgtttgtatcttttaatagtgtgcaataaagaatattattattatttaaacaacataagttgtcaaaaaaataatcatataatatatgcattgagagctcaaaaagtactcgtcagatttaAACCAAATTTAATTAGGATCACAAAACACATATTAGCTCaggtaaagaaaaaatatatatatatatatatataaaagctaGTAGCTCATAAATGGTATGTAGTGTGTGTGCTTTCATTTAAtgtcacatataaataataatataaaaattagtgtGATACATACCACTCAAAGTTGGGAGAACAGTCATATACGTCATATATAGAAGAGGTAATGCATCATTACTGATATGCATATTAGGCAAATGAGGTATAAAATCATTGCCGACTAGGAAGCCCATTAGCACCCAATCGTCAACTATTTTCTCGATATCATATTCAAATGGTAACTTGTcctttattgatataaattctTGTTCTAAGTATTCCCTTAATAGAGATAAGTGAAGAAGATAGAAGTTTGTATCTTCGGGACTTGTTGCACGTTGTGTTGTTTTACCAAATTTTACCTTTGAAAAAATGCATTTTGTAAGAAAACCAGTCTACTATATATCTACATTTCTCAGAATTTCTTTCAAaatatgtaagttttatttaatagaagaatatttttaaaaacagttcTAGCAAGCAGAAAATTGAGGGTATCACTGAATTCTCTAGATTTACATGTTCACCTATTGTGCAAACACTTAACCACAATAAAACCTTACCTCCTCTCTCAGCAATGCAAAATGCGGTTCATGAGTGCACATGCCCAACATGATAAGATCTGCGTCTAGTCCATAGAGACAATGACGAGTATTTGGATTGTAATCAGGTTGAGAGCGGGCCCAACGGATATAGTCCATTATTTTATGTTCTCCCTCTCCAGGGGTCTGGaatcaaacaaattaaattaaaatgcataGGAATAAGAATAAAACATCTTACACTACAAGGGTATTGTCTTATTAATATATGAATGAATTACCAAGTAAACATGTTTACGGCTCTAGCTGCTACCTATACAGGAGCAGGTAATATCTTCAGAGGCAACTGTATAAGGATTGAGGGCTATTGGTATTTTTGGTAAAATGACTAGCAGTAGACCGGGACAGACTAAAGTGAAAATATATGGACGGAGTGACCACATATGACTGATGAGAATATATTTAGAGAAATAGACAACATATTGTTCTAACTCCACAATAAGTAGGTTTAtagtatgaataataataaaaaaatgtgtcagACTCAAAGGAACTCAAAGGAaggttacccacacattaggaattctaaacattttgaatatcatatcaaaaattgaccgctccagcggggttcgaaccccgctggagcgcgAACGTCTGTATGTCCAATACAACTTTATGCCACATTCAGAATAAAACCTGCAACTaccaacgcaacagccacagTGTTGTtgaaaaaagatattttcaaattttatttccttACCTCATGTCCAGACAATATAACTTTGACATTAGACCACAGTGGATCGGTGGAAATTTTTTCCTTAATAAAATACTTGAGCTGGTCATGCAAACGTGCCATGAAAACTGTTCCAGGTGTAATGCAGTTACTATCGAA
Proteins encoded:
- the LOC123654203 gene encoding 5'-3' exoribonuclease 1 translates to MGVPKFFRYTSERYPCLNELVKQYQIPDFDNMYLDMNGIIHNCSHPDDSNPHFRITEEKIFKDIFHYITILFQIIKPKKLFFMAIDGVAPRAKMNQQRGRRFRSAREAESLEEIAKAKGEVLPTEKRFDSNCITPGTVFMARLHDQLKYFIKEKISTDPLWSNVKVILSGHETPGEGEHKIMDYIRWARSQPDYNPNTRHCLYGLDADLIMLGMCTHEPHFALLREEVKFGKTTQRATSPEDTNFYLLHLSLLREYLEQEFISIKDKLPFEYDIEKIVDDWVLMGFLVGNDFIPHLPNMHISNDALPLLYMTYMTVLPTLSGYINEAGDLNLERFEIFMQELAKIDKEKFQDTYADLKYFEAKTGRRPNDKERKEYKPNNDDTFNVNIDDIKANKPDDELQALINATHEMFVDDMEENDEEYEETSDEEANIEMEFILHKKDYYMNKLDYSKVTDEVLADQAEGYVKAIQWNLYYYYKGCPSWCWYYPHHYAPYMSDIKGFKDLKIEFELGEPFKPFEQLLAVLPAASKHLLPSPFHDLMTDEDSPIVHYYPVHFETDLNGKKNSWEAVVLIPFIDETNLLSAMAPCYQRLTEEELKRNTHGPMLVYTRTSENLGPLVAPEFFSTIPENHAKQVEVWRQELDVPVDQLKKGMLPNVDRDLLYPGFPTMRHLKYKASLKACKVKVFDQPSRNSSMIVEIIPTESIDPPLEEIAQKLLGKVIWVSWPHLTQAKVISVSNEKMRLHHIDKQNNNLDGVQFSKELNVGNLHKQWISERSTIIEHNMNRLGIELGDVKVIIHALNLKGYKYVIQDNVSMALEEQWSSVPCGYALQATLAALPAALLPPLRYRTPQQAYPPGDRVFLLTRGPYYGCEATVLSSDAPRSGRIKLSVREQQEPIPRAHAQAAAYRSAHHAAAACGISNHMLSRITGTVLLILGERNDLPTETQNKVNIGLNLKFNKKNQEITGYTRRCKITNSWLYSDRCVQLVRDYARNFPDFFDKLGSSPNQDVYFESDIWPDEVGKNKPQDIVQWLKSQPHTNAAKRPCGTEALEPEEMRALWDDLSRQLEELRGTEKNVTLQVKWNLLYKAELHCGAAGAGAEDEAAGAWRLRDRVVAVAGDGAPAGARGTVVAVLRAPGAGVRLAERLAPRAACLVLFDEPFAAAHAHDLFDEPRFYRMLPHNLLNISYGRNLRETNDDSETQPFTYNAPTLLRRDGQHSAFASYSPPREIKTPVAENKTTPQQPTVTTNNNIKNGQPQDSATNLLRSLLKISETENNKKDNKVQNHHEPSQNWRNKNNYPVISSPNKPPPQNWRKDNSFNRPQPHKDWTSTSYKSQASTPAMPVMPSSSSMPPFPQFGPADRGFPKHLPQGPSWSHAPPPMHNLRSIPPPSHPSLNMALIQSTHNADKLSTPFVPLQVQSSQRRVQHGSEAPERKNAENKVPSAEQTSAPPAPLLVTQQQAVSKPQKKKKTRIAANLPFQMD